In Streptococcus oralis, a single window of DNA contains:
- a CDS encoding HAD family hydrolase: MQKTAFIWDLDGTLLDSYEAILSGIEETFAQFSIPYDKEKVREFILRYSVQDLLEQVAEERDLDAAVLNQVRAQSLSEKNAQVVLMPGAREVLAWADQAGIQQFVYTHKGGNAFTILRALGLESYFTEILTSQSGFERKPSPEAANYLLDKYQLDFEKTYYIGDRTLDVEFAQNSGIQSINFLESSYEGNQRIQVLADIPYIFEDK; this comes from the coding sequence ATGCAAAAAACAGCATTTATTTGGGATTTAGACGGGACTTTATTGGACTCTTACGAAGCGATTTTGTCAGGGATTGAGGAGACCTTTGCTCAATTTTCTATTCCTTATGATAAGGAAAAAGTGAGAGAGTTTATCCTCAGGTATTCTGTGCAGGATTTGCTGGAGCAAGTGGCAGAGGAAAGAGATTTGGATGCGGCGGTTCTCAATCAGGTGCGTGCTCAGAGTCTGTCTGAGAAGAATGCTCAGGTAGTTTTGATGCCAGGTGCGCGTGAAGTGCTAGCTTGGGCAGACCAAGCAGGGATTCAGCAGTTTGTCTATACTCATAAGGGGGGCAATGCTTTTACCATTCTCAGAGCCTTGGGGTTGGAGTCCTATTTCACAGAGATTCTAACTAGTCAGAGTGGTTTTGAGCGCAAGCCTAGTCCAGAAGCGGCTAACTATCTACTAGACAAGTATCAGCTGGATTTTGAGAAAACCTATTATATAGGGGATCGGACTTTGGATGTGGAATTTGCCCAGAATAGCGGTATTCAAAGTATTAACTTTTTAGAATCCTCCTATGAAGGGAATCAGAGGATTCAAGTACTAGCAGATATTCCTTATATTTTTGAGGATAAGTGA
- a CDS encoding MATE family efflux transporter — MFRKNKDILNIALPAMGENFLQMLMGMVDSYLVAHLGLIAISGVSVAGNIITIYQAIFIALGAAISSVISKSLGQKDQSKLAYHVTEALKITLLLSALLGALSIFAGQEMIGLLGTEQEVAESGGLYLSLVGGSIVLLGLMTSLGALIRATHNPRLPLYVSFLSNALNILFSSLAIFVLDMGIAGVAWGTILSRLVGLVILWSQLKLPFEKPTFALDKELLILALPAAGERLMMRAGDVVIIALVVSFGTEAVAGNAVGEVLTQFNYMPAFGVATATVMQVARAVGEDNWERVDDLSKQTFWLSLLLMLPLTLSIYALGTPLTHLYTTDPVAVEASVLVALFSLLGTPMATGTVIYTAVWQGLGNARLPFYATSIGMWCIRIGTGYLMGIVLGWGLPGIWAGTLLDNGFRWLFLRYRYQRYMSLKG, encoded by the coding sequence GTGTTTAGGAAAAATAAAGACATTCTTAATATTGCATTGCCAGCTATGGGTGAAAACTTTTTGCAGATGCTCATGGGAATGGTGGACAGCTACTTGGTCGCCCACTTGGGCTTGATCGCTATTTCAGGTGTTTCAGTGGCTGGCAATATTATCACTATTTACCAGGCGATTTTTATCGCTCTGGGAGCTGCTATCTCCAGTGTTATTTCAAAAAGTTTGGGGCAGAAAGATCAGTCCAAGTTGGCTTATCACGTGACAGAGGCTCTCAAGATAACCCTATTGCTGAGTGCACTTTTAGGCGCTTTATCCATCTTTGCTGGGCAAGAGATGATAGGACTTTTGGGAACTGAGCAGGAGGTGGCTGAGAGTGGTGGGCTCTACCTATCTTTGGTGGGTGGATCGATTGTTCTCTTGGGCTTGATGACGAGTTTGGGGGCTTTGATTCGTGCAACACATAATCCACGTCTGCCCCTATATGTTAGTTTTTTATCCAATGCCTTGAATATTCTTTTTTCAAGTCTAGCTATTTTTGTACTTGATATGGGCATAGCTGGTGTTGCTTGGGGGACTATCTTGTCTCGCTTAGTCGGTCTTGTGATTTTGTGGTCGCAATTAAAGCTGCCTTTTGAGAAACCGACTTTTGCTTTAGATAAAGAACTATTGATCTTGGCTTTGCCAGCGGCAGGAGAGCGACTTATGATGCGGGCTGGAGATGTAGTGATTATTGCCTTGGTTGTTTCTTTTGGGACGGAGGCAGTAGCGGGGAATGCAGTCGGAGAAGTCTTGACCCAGTTTAACTATATGCCTGCCTTTGGCGTCGCTACGGCGACGGTCATGCAGGTAGCTCGAGCAGTTGGAGAGGATAACTGGGAAAGAGTAGATGATTTGAGCAAGCAAACCTTTTGGCTTTCCCTGCTTCTCATGTTGCCCTTAACTCTCAGTATCTATGCCTTGGGGACACCATTGACTCATCTCTATACGACCGATCCTGTAGCGGTTGAAGCGAGCGTTTTGGTGGCACTGTTCTCTCTACTAGGAACCCCCATGGCGACAGGGACAGTTATATATACGGCAGTTTGGCAGGGCTTGGGAAATGCTCGCCTCCCCTTTTATGCGACAAGTATAGGAATGTGGTGTATTCGCATTGGAACAGGATATCTGATGGGTATTGTTCTTGGTTGGGGCTTGCCTGGTATTTGGGCAGGGACTCTCTTGGATAATGGTTTTCGCTGGTTATTTCTACGTTACCGTTACCAGCGTTATATGAGCTTGAAAGGATAG
- a CDS encoding gamma-glutamylcysteine synthetase: MSRSVELLKKRYLKNIKENPNLFIGIELEYPIVNLEGKATDGEVVKDLFRYLPSVLGFTIEKVDDFGNPIQLLDSVSQDTILFEVAYTTIEFAFGKAESIQEVEERFNFYMATIQNKLGEANHAIVGCGIHPNWDKNENCPVAYSRYQMLMAYLNLSRNVTKSDLHHFPEYGAFICGSQVQLDVSRSNFLRVINAFTQIEAAKAYLFANSEFSGADWDTKISRDIFWEESMHGIYPENVGVNTRLFKDEDDFFDYLNHSAIFTAERDGQTYYFYPIQARDYLVTPEIQAFTLNGDEVLIHPQEEDFQTHRSYQYQDLTTRGTIEFRSVCTQPLDRTFASAAFHLGLLVHLDKLEAYLRTAPFFTTAGRDYKLLRRQFSKKQLTDEEEAAVLEFSKDLLTLAEEGLEKRDKQEMVYLEPLKKELGL; this comes from the coding sequence ATGTCTCGGTCTGTTGAATTACTAAAGAAACGTTACTTAAAGAATATAAAAGAGAACCCAAATTTATTTATTGGGATTGAGTTAGAATATCCTATTGTAAATTTAGAGGGTAAAGCTACAGATGGTGAAGTTGTTAAGGATCTCTTTCGGTATTTACCATCAGTACTGGGATTTACTATCGAAAAAGTGGATGATTTTGGGAATCCAATTCAGTTGCTTGATTCAGTCAGCCAAGATACGATCTTATTTGAGGTTGCTTATACGACAATTGAGTTTGCATTCGGAAAGGCCGAATCTATCCAAGAGGTAGAAGAACGCTTTAACTTCTATATGGCTACGATTCAGAATAAGTTGGGTGAAGCTAATCATGCTATTGTTGGCTGCGGCATTCATCCAAACTGGGATAAAAATGAGAATTGTCCAGTGGCTTATTCACGCTATCAGATGTTGATGGCTTATCTGAATTTGAGTAGAAATGTAACTAAATCAGATTTACATCATTTCCCTGAGTATGGAGCCTTTATCTGTGGGAGTCAGGTTCAACTGGACGTTTCAAGGTCTAATTTTCTGCGTGTCATCAACGCTTTTACGCAAATTGAAGCTGCTAAAGCTTATTTGTTTGCAAATTCTGAGTTTTCAGGGGCAGATTGGGATACCAAAATTTCGAGAGATATTTTTTGGGAAGAATCCATGCATGGTATCTATCCAGAGAATGTAGGTGTCAATACTAGACTCTTTAAAGACGAGGATGATTTTTTTGACTATCTAAATCATTCTGCGATTTTTACTGCGGAGCGTGATGGGCAGACCTATTATTTTTATCCGATTCAGGCTAGGGACTATTTGGTTACACCTGAAATCCAAGCATTTACCCTTAATGGGGATGAGGTGTTAATTCATCCTCAGGAGGAAGATTTCCAAACTCATCGTAGTTACCAGTACCAAGACTTAACGACTCGAGGGACTATTGAATTTCGTAGTGTGTGTACGCAACCTCTAGATAGAACTTTTGCTTCTGCTGCCTTTCACTTGGGCTTGTTGGTTCATTTAGACAAGCTTGAAGCTTACTTGCGAACTGCTCCATTTTTTACCACAGCTGGTCGTGATTATAAGCTTTTAAGACGACAATTTTCTAAAAAACAACTCACAGATGAAGAAGAAGCTGCGGTTCTCGAGTTTTCTAAAGACTTACTCACCCTTGCTGAGGAGGGACTGGAGAAAAGAGATAAGCAAGAAATGGTTTATTTAGAGCCTTTGAAGAAAGAATTGGGATTATAA
- a CDS encoding glucose-6-phosphate isomerase, with protein sequence MSHIKFDYSKVLDKFVAPHEVEYMQAQVTAADELIRKGTGAGSDFLGWLDLPENYDREEFDRILKAAEQIKSDSDVLVVIGIGGSYLGAKAAIDFLNHHFANLQTKEERKAPQILYAGNSISSTYLADLVEYVADKDFSVNVISKSGTTTEPAIAFRVFKELLVKKYGQEEANKRIYATTDRQKGAVKVEADANGWETFVVPDDIGGRFSVLTAVGLLPIAASGADIKALMEGANAARKDYTSDKLSENEAYQYAAVRNILYRKGYATEILVNYEPSLQYFSEWWKQLAGESEGKDQKGIYPTSANFSTDLHSLGQFIQEGTRIMFETVVRVDKPRKNVIIPSLEEDLDGLGYLQGKDVDFVNKKATDGVLLAHTDGDVPNMYVTLPEQDAFTLGYTIYFFELAIALSGYLNAINPFDQPGVEAYKRNMFALLGKPGFEELSKELNARL encoded by the coding sequence ATGTCACATATTAAATTCGATTATTCAAAAGTTTTAGACAAATTTGTTGCTCCACATGAAGTGGAATACATGCAAGCACAAGTAACAGCTGCAGACGAATTGATTCGTAAAGGAACTGGTGCTGGTAGCGACTTTTTGGGTTGGTTGGACCTTCCTGAGAACTACGACCGCGAAGAATTCGACCGCATCTTGAAAGCTGCTGAGCAAATCAAATCAGACAGCGATGTTTTGGTTGTGATCGGTATCGGTGGATCTTACCTTGGAGCGAAAGCAGCCATTGACTTCTTGAACCACCACTTTGCGAACTTGCAAACAAAAGAAGAACGCAAAGCTCCACAAATCCTTTACGCAGGAAACTCAATCTCATCTACTTACCTTGCTGACTTGGTAGAGTACGTAGCTGACAAAGACTTCTCAGTAAACGTGATTTCTAAATCAGGTACAACAACAGAACCAGCGATCGCTTTCCGTGTCTTCAAAGAACTCTTGGTTAAGAAATACGGACAAGAAGAAGCTAACAAACGTATTTATGCTACAACTGACCGCCAAAAAGGTGCTGTTAAGGTTGAAGCAGATGCCAACGGTTGGGAAACATTTGTTGTTCCAGATGACATCGGTGGACGCTTCTCAGTATTGACCGCAGTTGGTTTACTTCCAATCGCAGCATCAGGCGCAGACATCAAAGCCCTTATGGAAGGTGCGAATGCAGCTCGTAAAGACTACACTTCAGATAAACTTTCTGAAAATGAAGCTTACCAATACGCAGCGGTTCGTAACATCCTTTACCGCAAAGGCTATGCAACTGAAATCTTGGTAAACTACGAACCATCACTTCAATACTTCTCAGAATGGTGGAAACAATTGGCTGGTGAGTCAGAAGGGAAAGACCAAAAAGGTATTTACCCAACTTCAGCTAACTTCTCAACTGACTTACACTCATTGGGTCAATTTATCCAAGAAGGAACTCGTATCATGTTCGAAACAGTTGTCCGTGTTGACAAGCCACGCAAGAACGTGATTATCCCTAGCTTGGAAGAAGATCTTGACGGACTTGGTTACCTTCAAGGAAAAGACGTTGACTTTGTAAACAAAAAAGCGACTGACGGTGTTCTTCTTGCCCACACTGACGGTGATGTGCCAAACATGTACGTAACTCTTCCAGAGCAAGACGCTTTCACTCTTGGTTATACTATCTACTTCTTCGAATTGGCAATTGCCCTTTCAGGTTACTTGAATGCCATCAACCCATTTGACCAACCAGGTGTTGAAGCTTACAAACGTAACATGTTTGCCCTTCTTGGAAAACCAGGATTTGAAGAATTGAGCAAAGAGCTTAACGCACGTCTATAA
- a CDS encoding cytidine deaminase family protein, giving the protein MDAWEKMYEEARTLYNPHEVSDFVYANHVVAAVEAEDGQIFTGFCMEGTCGVFHLCAERAALFNMYQFSGQTKVKKILAFRDKPPYGEGSGMPCGACREFLLELNTENKEAEFMVDYETRETIKAAELIPYWWGEERATNWQDK; this is encoded by the coding sequence ATGGATGCATGGGAAAAAATGTATGAAGAAGCACGAACTTTATACAATCCCCATGAAGTTTCTGACTTTGTTTATGCTAACCATGTTGTTGCTGCGGTAGAAGCAGAAGATGGTCAGATCTTCACAGGATTTTGTATGGAGGGCACTTGTGGTGTTTTTCATCTCTGTGCAGAACGAGCGGCTCTCTTCAATATGTATCAATTTTCAGGACAAACTAAAGTTAAGAAAATCCTCGCCTTTCGAGACAAACCTCCCTACGGCGAAGGATCAGGCATGCCCTGTGGCGCTTGCAGAGAATTTCTCTTAGAATTGAATACTGAAAATAAAGAAGCAGAGTTCATGGTGGACTACGAAACAAGAGAAACAATTAAGGCTGCCGAATTGATCCCTTACTGGTGGGGAGAGGAACGCGCGACCAATTGGCAAGATAAATAG
- the thrC gene encoding threonine synthase, which produces MTLVYQSTRDANNTVTASQAILQGLATDGGLFTPLTYPKVDLDFETLKDASYQEVAKLVLSAFLDDFTAEELDYCINNAYDSKFDTPAIAPLVKLDGQYNLELFHGSTIAFKDMALSILPYFMTTAAKKHGLENKIVILTATSGDTGKAAMAGFADVPGTEIIVFYPKDGVSKIQELQMTTQTGDNTHVIAIDGNFDDAQTNVKHMFNDVALREKLAANKLQFSSANSMNIGRLVPQIVYYVYAYAQLIKSGEIVAGEKVNFTVPTGNFGNILAAFYAKKIGLPVGKLVCASNDNNVLTDFFKTRVYDKKREFKVTTSPSMDILVSSNLERLIFHLLGNDAVKTAELMNALNTQGQYELTDFDAAILDLFVAEYATEEETATEIKRVYQTDAYIEDPHTAVASAVYRKYQAATGDATKTVIASTASPYKFPVVAVEAVTGKAGLTDFEALAQLHDISGVAVPPAVDGLETAPVRHKTTVAAADMQAAVETYLGL; this is translated from the coding sequence ATGACATTAGTTTATCAATCAACGCGTGATGCCAATAATACAGTAACTGCCAGCCAAGCTATTTTGCAAGGTTTGGCGACGGATGGTGGTCTGTTTACACCACTTACTTATCCAAAGGTTGATTTGGACTTTGAAACATTAAAAGATGCTTCTTACCAAGAAGTGGCTAAATTAGTTTTATCAGCATTTTTAGATGACTTTACGGCTGAGGAGTTGGACTACTGTATCAACAATGCCTACGATAGCAAGTTTGATACTCCAGCGATTGCGCCATTGGTGAAACTGGATGGGCAATACAACTTGGAATTGTTCCATGGTTCAACGATTGCCTTTAAAGATATGGCCTTGTCTATCTTGCCATACTTTATGACGACAGCCGCTAAAAAGCATGGTTTGGAGAACAAGATTGTCATTTTGACAGCGACATCTGGTGATACTGGAAAAGCTGCTATGGCAGGGTTTGCCGATGTGCCTGGTACTGAGATCATCGTCTTTTATCCAAAGGATGGTGTCAGCAAGATACAAGAGTTGCAAATGACTACTCAGACTGGCGACAATACTCATGTTATTGCTATTGATGGTAACTTTGACGATGCGCAAACTAACGTCAAACATATGTTTAACGATGTAGCTCTTCGTGAAAAGTTGGCTGCCAATAAACTGCAATTTTCATCAGCTAACTCTATGAACATTGGTCGTTTGGTACCACAGATTGTGTATTATGTTTATGCCTACGCTCAGTTGATCAAGTCTGGTGAGATTGTGGCTGGTGAAAAGGTCAATTTTACAGTACCAACAGGAAACTTTGGAAATATCTTGGCTGCCTTTTATGCCAAGAAAATTGGTCTGCCAGTTGGTAAATTAGTCTGTGCTTCAAATGACAACAATGTTTTAACTGACTTCTTTAAAACACGTGTTTACGATAAGAAACGTGAGTTTAAGGTAACAACTAGTCCATCTATGGATATCTTAGTATCTTCAAACTTGGAGCGTTTGATTTTCCATCTTTTGGGGAATGATGCGGTTAAGACAGCTGAACTCATGAACGCCTTGAACACGCAAGGACAATATGAATTGACAGACTTTGATGCAGCGATTCTGGATCTCTTTGTAGCTGAATATGCGACTGAGGAAGAAACTGCGACAGAAATTAAACGTGTTTATCAAACAGATGCCTACATCGAGGATCCACATACGGCGGTTGCCTCAGCTGTTTATAGAAAATACCAAGCGGCTACTGGCGATGCGACTAAGACAGTGATTGCTTCAACAGCTAGTCCTTACAAGTTCCCAGTGGTTGCCGTAGAAGCGGTAACAGGAAAAGCAGGCTTGACTGACTTTGAAGCCTTGGCTCAATTACATGACATTTCAGGAGTGGCAGTGCCACCAGCGGTTGATGGCCTTGAAACAGCTCCCGTTCGTCATAAAACAACAGTGGCAGCTGCTGACATGCAAGCAGCGGTTGAGACTTATCTAGGACTTTAA
- the gltX gene encoding glutamate--tRNA ligase, producing MSKDIRVRYAPSPTGLLHIGNARTALFNYLYARHHGGTFIIRIEDTDRKRHVEDGERSQLENLRWLGMDWDESPETHANYRQSERLDLYQKYIDQLLAEGKAYKSYVTEEELAAERERQEAAGETPRYINEYLGMSEEEKAVYIAEREAAGIIPTVRLAVNESGIYKWHDMVKGDIEFEGGNIGGDWVIQKKDGYPTYNFAVVIDDHDMQISHVIRGDDHIANTPKQLMVYEALGWEAPEFGHMTLIINSETGKKLSKRDTNTLQFIEDYRKKGYLPEAVFNFIALLGWNPGGEDEIFSREELIKLFDENRLSKSPAAFDQKKLDWMSNDYIKRADLATIFEMAKPYLEEAGRLTDKSEKMVELYKPQMKSVDEIVPLTDLFFSDFPELTDAEREVMAGETVPVVLEAFKAKLEAMTDEEFVTENIFPQIKAVQKETGIKGKNLFMPIRIAVSGEMHGPELPDTIFLLGREKSIQHIENMLKEISK from the coding sequence ATGTCAAAAGATATCCGCGTACGCTACGCACCAAGTCCAACAGGACTACTACACATCGGAAATGCCCGTACAGCATTGTTTAACTACCTTTACGCACGCCATCATGGTGGAACTTTTATCATTCGTATCGAAGATACTGACCGTAAACGCCATGTTGAGGATGGAGAACGTTCACAGCTTGAAAATCTTCGCTGGTTGGGTATGGATTGGGATGAGAGTCCAGAAACTCATGCAAACTACCGCCAGTCTGAGCGTTTGGACTTGTATCAAAAATACATCGACCAATTGCTAGCTGAAGGAAAAGCCTACAAATCTTACGTCACAGAAGAAGAGTTGGCAGCTGAACGCGAACGCCAAGAAGCAGCAGGTGAAACACCACGTTACATCAATGAATATCTTGGCATGAGTGAAGAGGAAAAAGCAGTTTACATCGCAGAACGTGAAGCAGCTGGTATCATCCCAACTGTCCGTTTGGCTGTCAATGAGTCTGGTATCTACAAATGGCATGATATGGTCAAAGGTGATATCGAGTTTGAAGGTGGCAACATCGGTGGTGACTGGGTGATTCAAAAGAAAGATGGTTACCCAACTTACAACTTTGCCGTTGTCATCGATGACCACGACATGCAAATCTCTCATGTTATCCGTGGAGATGACCACATCGCCAACACACCCAAACAGCTTATGGTTTATGAGGCTCTTGGTTGGGAAGCTCCAGAGTTCGGTCACATGACTTTGATTATCAACTCTGAAACGGGTAAAAAATTGTCTAAACGTGATACCAATACCCTTCAGTTTATCGAAGACTACCGTAAAAAAGGCTATTTGCCAGAAGCCGTCTTTAACTTTATCGCCCTTCTTGGTTGGAATCCAGGTGGGGAAGATGAAATCTTCTCTCGTGAGGAATTGATTAAACTCTTTGATGAAAATCGTCTAAGCAAGTCACCAGCTGCCTTCGATCAGAAGAAACTAGACTGGATGAGCAACGACTACATCAAGAGAGCCGATCTAGCTACTATCTTTGAAATGGCCAAACCTTACTTAGAAGAAGCAGGGCGTTTGACTGACAAGTCTGAAAAAATGGTAGAACTCTACAAGCCACAGATGAAGTCAGTTGATGAGATTGTTCCGCTGACAGATCTTTTCTTCTCAGATTTCCCAGAGTTGACAGACGCTGAGCGCGAGGTCATGGCAGGAGAAACCGTTCCGGTTGTTCTAGAAGCTTTCAAAGCGAAACTAGAAGCGATGACAGATGAAGAATTTGTGACAGAAAACATCTTCCCACAAATCAAAGCAGTTCAAAAAGAAACAGGTATCAAAGGGAAAAACCTCTTCATGCCGATTCGTATTGCCGTTTCAGGTGAAATGCATGGACCAGAATTACCAGACACCATTTTCTTACTCGGACGTGAAAAGTCAATCCAGCATATTGAAAACATGCTGAAAGAGATTTCTAAATAA